The following are encoded in a window of Cycloclasticus pugetii PS-1 genomic DNA:
- the pnp gene encoding polyribonucleotide nucleotidyltransferase, with translation MNSVKKEFQFGHQTVSFETGEIARQADGAVLVEIDGTIVLVTAVGKREGGENNSFFPLTVNYQEKTYAAGKIPGGFFKREGRPSEKETLTSRLIDRPIRPLFPKGYKNETQVIATVISLNPEVDPDIPALLGASAALAISGLPFEGPIGAARVGYINGEYALNPSKNALAESKLDLVVAGTEDAVLMVESEADCLPEDIMLGAVTFGHEQMQAAIQAINELAEQVGKPRMEWVAPEKDQTLLEKVADLATAGIADAYTILVKLDRQVKLQELRTSVLAQLEDEDPEEVKEIFSSLEKKHVRELVLSTKKRIDGRDLSTVRPIHVRTGVLPRAHGSALFTRGETQALVVATLGTDRDAQMIDAVEGEYRDHFMLHYNFPPYCVGETGFVGSPKRREIGHGRLAKRGIQAVLPSQEDFSYVLRVVAEVTESNGSSSMASTCGTSLALMDAGVPIKSPVAGIAMGLIKEGDEFAVLSDILGDEDHLGDMDFKVSGTDSGVTALQMDIKIQGITHEIMSNALEQAKAGRLHILEKMNSDLSQAREEMSDFAPRILTLKIDPAKIRDVIGKGGVTIRAITEETGASIDITDEGIVKVASVDREAGEKALKRIEDITAEVEVGKIYEGKVVRLMDFGAFVSILPGKDGLVHISQISEERVEKVSDKLSEGDVVNVKVLEVDRQGRVRLSMKEID, from the coding sequence GTGAATTCAGTAAAAAAAGAGTTTCAATTCGGTCATCAGACTGTATCTTTTGAAACAGGTGAGATTGCACGTCAAGCAGACGGAGCAGTACTAGTAGAAATAGACGGTACGATTGTTTTAGTAACAGCAGTAGGTAAACGTGAAGGGGGAGAAAATAATTCATTCTTTCCGCTTACCGTAAACTATCAAGAAAAAACATATGCTGCAGGTAAAATACCGGGTGGTTTTTTTAAGAGAGAAGGGCGACCAAGTGAGAAAGAAACTCTAACTTCTCGTCTTATCGACCGTCCTATTCGTCCACTGTTTCCAAAAGGATACAAAAACGAAACTCAGGTTATTGCGACTGTTATTTCACTAAACCCAGAAGTTGATCCAGATATTCCTGCCTTATTAGGTGCATCAGCTGCATTGGCTATTTCAGGTCTACCGTTTGAAGGTCCAATTGGTGCTGCACGAGTAGGTTATATAAATGGTGAATATGCATTAAACCCATCAAAAAATGCTTTGGCTGAGTCTAAATTAGATTTAGTTGTTGCAGGTACTGAAGATGCTGTTTTAATGGTTGAATCAGAAGCTGATTGTTTGCCTGAAGATATTATGTTGGGCGCCGTGACCTTTGGCCACGAACAAATGCAGGCGGCTATTCAGGCCATTAATGAGCTAGCTGAACAGGTGGGTAAGCCACGTATGGAATGGGTTGCACCCGAAAAAGATCAAACGTTACTTGAAAAAGTGGCTGATCTTGCAACAGCTGGCATTGCAGATGCGTATACGATTCTTGTTAAACTTGATCGTCAAGTTAAATTACAAGAGCTACGTACAAGTGTATTAGCCCAACTTGAAGACGAAGACCCTGAAGAAGTAAAAGAAATCTTCTCTTCTCTAGAAAAGAAACATGTCCGTGAGTTAGTACTATCGACTAAAAAACGTATTGATGGACGTGATTTGTCAACTGTTCGTCCTATCCATGTGCGTACAGGGGTTTTACCTCGTGCACACGGTTCGGCGCTATTTACTCGCGGTGAAACGCAGGCATTAGTTGTTGCAACGTTAGGCACAGACCGCGATGCACAAATGATTGATGCAGTAGAAGGTGAGTACCGTGATCACTTCATGTTGCACTATAACTTCCCTCCATATTGTGTTGGTGAAACAGGCTTTGTTGGTTCACCAAAAAGACGTGAAATTGGTCATGGTCGTTTAGCAAAACGTGGTATTCAAGCGGTTCTACCAAGCCAAGAAGATTTCTCTTATGTACTACGTGTTGTAGCCGAAGTGACAGAATCAAATGGTTCAAGCTCAATGGCGAGCACATGTGGTACTAGTTTGGCGCTAATGGATGCAGGTGTGCCGATTAAATCACCTGTAGCTGGTATCGCGATGGGCCTTATCAAAGAAGGTGATGAATTTGCGGTCTTGTCTGACATTTTGGGCGATGAAGATCACTTAGGTGATATGGACTTTAAAGTCTCTGGTACAGATTCTGGTGTGACTGCACTTCAAATGGATATCAAAATCCAAGGGATTACGCATGAAATCATGTCTAATGCGTTGGAGCAAGCAAAGGCAGGCCGCTTGCATATCTTAGAAAAAATGAATTCTGATCTTTCACAAGCACGCGAAGAGATGTCTGATTTTGCTCCGCGCATCCTTACACTTAAGATTGACCCAGCAAAAATTCGTGATGTTATTGGTAAAGGTGGTGTCACTATTCGGGCAATTACCGAAGAAACAGGCGCATCTATTGATATTACTGATGAAGGCATCGTAAAAGTTGCTTCAGTTGATCGTGAAGCTGGCGAAAAAGCGTTAAAACGCATAGAAGATATTACTGCAGAAGTTGAAGTGGGCAAAATTTACGAAGGTAAAGTTGTTCGTTTAATGGACTTTGGTGCATTTGTATCGATCTTGCCAGGCAAAGATGGCCTTGTACATATTTCACAAATTTCTGAAGAGCGTGTTGAGAAGGTTAGTGACAAGCTTTCTGAAGGTGATGTTGTTAATGTGAAAGT
- the rpsO gene encoding 30S ribosomal protein S15: protein MSFGTEQKQEIVKEYALSEGDTGSPEVQVALLTGRINHLTPHFSENKKDHHSRQGLLRIINRRRKLLDYLKGKDVERYRALIARLGLRK, encoded by the coding sequence ATGTCGTTCGGTACAGAACAAAAGCAAGAAATTGTTAAAGAATATGCGTTATCAGAAGGTGATACAGGATCTCCAGAGGTTCAAGTTGCTTTGTTAACGGGGAGAATCAATCATTTGACACCGCATTTTTCTGAGAACAAAAAAGATCACCATTCACGTCAAGGTTTATTAAGAATTATTAACCGTCGCCGTAAGTTATTAGACTATTTAAAAGGCAAAGACGTAGAACGTTACCGTGCATTGATTGCGCGTTTAGGATTGAGAAAGTAA